DNA from Desulfuromonas sp. AOP6:
AGAGAAGACAACATAAAGGAGTTATCAGAGAATATTATTTTCACGACAACTAATAATATAGATGGATTTTTTGTTGAAAATTATATTGGTGTCGAATGTGTTGAGGTTGTTTTAGGTGCTGGCATGTTTAGTGAACTTGAAGGGAAATTCTCAGATTGGTTTGGGGTACCAGCTGGGGCTGTTATGGATAGATTGAATAAAGCAAAAAATATGGCTTTTAAAAGATTGAAAAATATTGCCGTTGAAAAAGGTGCAAATGCTGTTATTGGCATAGATGTCGATTATATTGAGTTTTCTAAAAACATGTTCGGTATAATAATAAATGGGACATTAGTTAAAGTCGAGCCAACAAAGGTGATAGCTGAAAGCAAAAACGGTCAGAAGAAATTAGAGGGAAATTAGGGACATCCATGATAAGTAAAGTCAATGGGAAAACGGAGATTTCCCTGCACCTCGAGGATATCCTCCCGGGACATTTTTAAGCTTTCTAACCCCTCACACCTTCCAACCTTTTTGATCTGTTCCTGTGGTCCGCCCGATCGGCGACCAGAGGAAATTAGGGACACTCCCCATATTTTCGATTGCAGCCCTGAAGACTTGCGTTATCATTTCCGCCATGCCAAGAATTGCCCGTATCATAGCCCCCGGTTACCCGCATCACATCACCCAACGTGGCAACAACCGCGCCACGGTTTTCTTCGACGACGAAGATAGACAAACCTATCTAAAGCTGCTGGCAGACTACACACAGAAGCATCATGTTCAGATCTGGGCTTACTGCCTGATGGACAACCATATTCATCTGCTCGCTGTACCAGAGACGGAATCCTCTCTGTCGCGCGGGATTGGGTTGACCAACCAGATGTATACCCAGTATCTCAACCGTAAGCGAGAACAGTCCGGACGTATCTGGCAGAACCGTTTTTTTTCGTGTGTCGTCGAAAACGAACAGTATCTTTGGGCGGTAGCACGTTACATTGAACGCAATCCTCTCAAACCAGGGCTTGCCCTGAGTGTGGAGGATTATCGGTGGTCAAGCGCCAAAGCGCATGTGAATGGCACTCATGATGCGGTGTTGTCAGCGGATTCCTGGCTTTGCCCACTGGAGCGAAGCGCGTATGCAGCGTTTGTGTGCCTGGATGAGGATGTGACCGACACCACCATCCGCAGAGCCACCAAATCCGGCAGGCCATTTGGCTCGGAATCTTTCATTGATAGGTTGGAAATTCAGCTGAATCAGACATTGAAACCACGGAAGCCGGGGCGACCCCGGAAGAAAACCGGGGAGTGTCCCTAATTTCTCGCTGACCTGCCGCCACCAGGGACCGATTTCGATGCGCGGATTCACCCTCGGAATGCGTTAAATCGCCGGTCGATTGTGACGCAAAAAGGGCTATTGATTGCCGACGCGATCCCCTCTAATATAGGAGCCCGTCCGCATTTAACAATCACCGTCCGAAAAGTGCCGATATCCGGTCCTAATCCATTAAACAGCCGTTGTCCTTCCATTACCCCAGGAGTATGCATGAAAAAGTTTATCGTCCTCGCAGTGATCGTTCTACTGTGTGTCGCCAGCTGGGCCGGCGCGACCTACTTCGTCGGCGCCAACGTGCAGAGCCGCTATACCGGCCTGATCGACCAGTACGGTCATTTCGGCCCCTTCACCCTGACCACCCAGAGCTACGATAAGGGCTTCCTCGAGTCCAGGGCGCAGACGGTGGTGGAGATCCGGGTGCCTCAGAGCCCTTCCGAAGACGGCCAGGAAAATGCCGAGGACGCGGTCAGCTTTGTTTTCGAGCATACCTTCCGCCACGGCCCCTTGCCCCTGGGGGCCTCCGGCCAGCAGACCGGCGGGCCGGCCCTGGCCCTGGTGGAGACCCGCCTGGTCAGTTTCTCGGCCGACGAGGAGGACTTCGAGAAGCTGCTCGCCGAAATCCCAGCCCTCGCCGAGCCCTTCGCCTTCTCGAAGATCGCCCTCGATGGCTCCGTACGGAGCCGAGTGACGATCCCCGCCTTTGAAAACCAGTCGGAAGGGAACCTGGTGCGCTGGGGCGGCTTCACCCTCGAATCACAGGCAGGCCCGGACATGAAAACCCTGATGGGGACCTTCGACATGCCGAAGATGGAACTCATCATGGCCGACGGCCGACTGACCTGGAACGGCATCAGCGGCCGCTTCGACCTTGCGGAAACCCTGCCGATGCTCTATGTCGGCACGAGCCAGGCGTCCTTCGGGGTCATGGACATGAGTTTCATCGACAAGCAGAGCGGACAGCTCAAGACCATGCAGATGAAAGGCTTCGAGGTAGCCTCGGACAGCAGCGTCGACGGCACCCTGGTGCGCTATGAACAGACCCTGGAGTTCGGTGGTGTCACGGTGGAAGGGGAGACGTTCGGCCCGGGGGTTCTTGAGATCGAGATGAACAACCTCGACGGCGAAGCGCTCTCCAGCTTCCAGGGCCAGGTCCAGGACCTCTACCGCGACTCCGACTCGTTCAACCCGGAGGAGCTGGTCGGGCGCATGCTCCCCCTCTACCTCCAGCTCTTTCAAAATCTCGCCGCGGGCAACCCCGAGCTGACCATCCGGAAGCTCCATTTCGCCACGCCCCAGGGGGATGTCGACGGCCGGGTACGCGTGAAGCTTGACGGCAACGCAGGCGCTGCTGCCGGGAACCCCGCCGCGCTACTTCAGTCCCTCGACGCCGAGGCCGACCTCTCCGTGGCGGAAAGCCTGGCACGGAGCCTCGCCAAGGACACTATCCGGCAGAACCTGATGGGAGCGCGGGAGAGGGGGGACTTTCCTCCCTACAGCGACGAGGAGATCGCCAACCTGGTCGAGCAGCAGGTGGACGGGCAGATCGACGGGTTGCTGGCCCAGAATTTTTTAGTGAGCGACGGGGCGAACCTCAAGGCCAGCGCCACCTTCAGCAATGGGGAACTGGTGCTCAACGGAACGCTCCTTCCTCTTTTCCAGGGGCAGTAGAGCCGGGGACGGCCCTTTTGCCCCCACGGGGGGCGCGCACAGCATATGGGGTCAGGTCTTGAATTGTTGGTTTTTATAGGTAGGAGAAAATGAAGGACGCTCTCAGGTTTTAGAGGGGCGAGACTTTTAAAATCTGAATAAGACGGCAATACATGACTCATATATGGTTCTTATTTATCTAATATGATCCATATATGAGTCATTTTTCTTGACAGAACGATTTCCTACGGCAGATTCAAATTGCAAGTGCACCACCGCATATTGCATATCTCCCCTCAGCGACCCCATTCATTCACCCCCGTAAGGAGTTTTCTACATTGGATATTCCACGGATCTTCAACATCACCGAAAGCGCTCACCGTATCCATAACCCGTTCACACCCGCAAAGCTCGCCACTCTCGGCGCGGCCCTGCGTCTGGAAAAGGGCACCCGCGTGCTCGACCTCGGCAGCGGTTCGGGGGAGATGCTGTGCACCTGGGCGCGCGATTACGGGGTCATGGGCACCGGTATCGACCTGAGTCAGCTATTCACCGAACAAGCCAAACGCCGTGCGGCAGAACTCGGTGTCGCCGACCAAGTCACGTTCATCCATGGCGATGCGGCCGGCTTCGTCGCTGACGAGAAGGCAGGCGTGGCAGCCTGTCTCGGTGCCACGTGGATCGGTGGAGGCGTCGCCGGCACGATAGAGCTGCTGGCGCAGAGTCTGCGCCCCGGCGGGATCATCCTCATCGGCGAACCCTACTGGCGGCAGTTGCCGCCGACGGAAGATGTGGCCAAGGGGTGTCTTGCCGGCTCAATCGCCGATTTTCTGCTGCTGCCGGAGCTTCTCGCCTCTTTCGGCCACCTGGGCTACGACGTCGTGGAAATGGTTTTGGCCGACCAGGACAGCTGGGACAGATACGAGGCGGCCAAGTGGCTCACCATGCGCCGATGGCTTGAAGCCAACCCAGGCGACGCGTTCGCCAAAGAGGTTCGCACCCAACTGACCTCGGAACCCGCGCGCTACGCCGCTTACACGCGTGAATTCATGGGCTGGGGCGTGTTTGCGCTGATGAATCGATGAGGGGGAGGATTAACAGGCTTCACAGGGTCACTGGCAGCGCGTTCCAAGGTTGACCCTAGTTTTCGTACTTATTCTTGCCGTTCAAACCCTGGATGCTAAAGTTCCTTTATGCCCAGCGAAAGAACCGGACCGACCAGGCAAGCGGGCATCTGATATCGTCGTTTCCCTGCCGCTTATCCGAATTCCGGAGGCCATTCGATACGTATGACCGATGTCATGTCCATCATATGGCTCACCGCAGGCGCTGGCCTTTGCATTCCAGCCGGTGGTGTCATCGCTCGCCTTGAAAAAATACAGCCGCTCTGGCTGGAAAACGAGTTCCGTCATTCGTTGATTGCCTTTGGTGGCGGCATCCTTCTCGGAGCGGTTGCTGTCGTTCTCATCCCTGAAGGGCTGTCCAGCCTGGAAGATCCTATCTATGCTATTCCCATAACGCTGGCCGGCGGCATTCTTTTTTTTGCCATAGAACGGTTTCTGGGATTACACCGAAGAGAATCCCCGCAGCTGATGGGGATGATGCTTGATTATATTCCTGAATCGATCGCCCTGGGCGGCATGGTCGCC
Protein-coding regions in this window:
- a CDS encoding heavy metal-binding domain-containing protein, whose product is MNKLICASCNTETNSFLHNINGQEYCYNCASKVMQSINAEKNKVKEQAYDEFINQEKIREDNIKELSENIIFTTTNNIDGFFVENYIGVECVEVVLGAGMFSELEGKFSDWFGVPAGAVMDRLNKAKNMAFKRLKNIAVEKGANAVIGIDVDYIEFSKNMFGIIINGTLVKVEPTKVIAESKNGQKKLEGN
- a CDS encoding transposase, with the protein product MPRIARIIAPGYPHHITQRGNNRATVFFDDEDRQTYLKLLADYTQKHHVQIWAYCLMDNHIHLLAVPETESSLSRGIGLTNQMYTQYLNRKREQSGRIWQNRFFSCVVENEQYLWAVARYIERNPLKPGLALSVEDYRWSSAKAHVNGTHDAVLSADSWLCPLERSAYAAFVCLDEDVTDTTIRRATKSGRPFGSESFIDRLEIQLNQTLKPRKPGRPRKKTGECP
- a CDS encoding YdgA family protein, with protein sequence MKKFIVLAVIVLLCVASWAGATYFVGANVQSRYTGLIDQYGHFGPFTLTTQSYDKGFLESRAQTVVEIRVPQSPSEDGQENAEDAVSFVFEHTFRHGPLPLGASGQQTGGPALALVETRLVSFSADEEDFEKLLAEIPALAEPFAFSKIALDGSVRSRVTIPAFENQSEGNLVRWGGFTLESQAGPDMKTLMGTFDMPKMELIMADGRLTWNGISGRFDLAETLPMLYVGTSQASFGVMDMSFIDKQSGQLKTMQMKGFEVASDSSVDGTLVRYEQTLEFGGVTVEGETFGPGVLEIEMNNLDGEALSSFQGQVQDLYRDSDSFNPEELVGRMLPLYLQLFQNLAAGNPELTIRKLHFATPQGDVDGRVRVKLDGNAGAAAGNPAALLQSLDAEADLSVAESLARSLAKDTIRQNLMGARERGDFPPYSDEEIANLVEQQVDGQIDGLLAQNFLVSDGANLKASATFSNGELVLNGTLLPLFQGQ
- a CDS encoding class I SAM-dependent methyltransferase; this translates as MDIPRIFNITESAHRIHNPFTPAKLATLGAALRLEKGTRVLDLGSGSGEMLCTWARDYGVMGTGIDLSQLFTEQAKRRAAELGVADQVTFIHGDAAGFVADEKAGVAACLGATWIGGGVAGTIELLAQSLRPGGIILIGEPYWRQLPPTEDVAKGCLAGSIADFLLLPELLASFGHLGYDVVEMVLADQDSWDRYEAAKWLTMRRWLEANPGDAFAKEVRTQLTSEPARYAAYTREFMGWGVFALMNR
- a CDS encoding divalent cation transporter codes for the protein MTDVMSIIWLTAGAGLCIPAGGVIARLEKIQPLWLENEFRHSLIAFGGGILLGAVAVVLIPEGLSSLEDPIYAIPITLAGGILFFAIERFLGLHRRESPQLMGMMLDYIPESIALGGMVALQSPVAPLLALLIGLQNLPEGFNAYRELKNINHSRPNKTLMVMFFLVFLGPVAGLFGYFFLHEHESILATIMLLSAGGILYLIFQDIAPQSRLEKHWAPPLGAVFGFCLALFSKVLFGTG